Proteins from one Deltaproteobacteria bacterium genomic window:
- the rsmD gene encoding 16S rRNA (guanine(966)-N(2))-methyltransferase RsmD, whose protein sequence is MRVISGLAKGRKLFSPTTLKVRPATDKVKEAIFNILGDLEGVKVLDLFAGTGSVGIEALSRAAAHCSFVEADRNIAAYIEKNLEHCRLKESGQVIKMLVNKAIPFLEKKGGKFDLIFIDPPYDKNLLNPSLELLQHHSSILTPHTLIVCEHSGRELPKAQEKLEINDQRKYGQTYITFLKLPPHPTLSLEGRGPGRG, encoded by the coding sequence ATGCGCGTGATCTCTGGGCTCGCCAAAGGCCGAAAACTTTTCTCACCCACTACCCTCAAGGTAAGGCCTGCCACCGATAAGGTGAAAGAGGCCATTTTCAACATCTTGGGAGATTTAGAAGGCGTAAAGGTATTGGATCTCTTTGCAGGCACGGGATCAGTAGGGATTGAAGCCCTCTCCCGAGCTGCGGCTCACTGCAGCTTTGTCGAGGCCGATCGCAACATCGCTGCCTATATCGAAAAAAATCTGGAACACTGTCGCTTGAAGGAATCCGGGCAGGTCATTAAAATGTTGGTGAATAAAGCGATTCCTTTTTTAGAAAAAAAAGGGGGGAAATTCGATCTGATTTTTATCGATCCTCCCTACGATAAAAATTTACTGAACCCCAGCCTGGAACTATTGCAGCACCATTCTTCAATCCTCACTCCTCATACCCTGATCGTCTGCGAGCACAGCGGACGCGAACTTCCCAAGGCGCAAGAAAAGCTTGAAATTAATGATCAGCGCAAGTATGGGCAAACCTATATTACTTTTCTAAAATTACCCCCTCACCCCACCCTCTCCCTCGAGGGGAGAGGGCCAGGGAGAGGGTGA
- the coaD gene encoding pantetheine-phosphate adenylyltransferase: MKKSIAICPGSFDPPTHGHINIIERSLRLFEKVIVAVAFNTSKSGLFSPDERVEMLKALFKNQKNVVIDSFEGLLVDYARKNNAGAILRGLRTVPDYEYELQMSLANKMMAPDIETVFMMTESAYSHISSSLIKEIVRFGGSVKGMIHPLVEKRLKEKMKKV; this comes from the coding sequence TTGAAAAAATCCATCGCCATCTGCCCCGGTTCCTTCGATCCCCCCACGCATGGGCACATCAACATTATAGAACGCAGCCTGAGATTGTTTGAAAAAGTCATCGTCGCCGTTGCCTTCAACACCAGTAAATCCGGGCTTTTTAGCCCAGACGAACGCGTGGAAATGCTGAAGGCCCTTTTCAAAAACCAAAAAAATGTAGTCATCGATTCTTTTGAAGGGCTGTTGGTGGATTACGCCCGCAAAAACAATGCAGGCGCTATTTTGAGAGGGTTGCGCACCGTTCCCGACTACGAATACGAACTGCAAATGTCGCTGGCCAATAAAATGATGGCCCCCGATATCGAAACCGTTTTCATGATGACAGAATCCGCCTATTCGCATATCAGTTCTTCGCTCATTAAAGAGATTGTCCGTTTTGGTGGATCGGTCAAAGGGATGATTCATCCTTTGGTAGAAAAAAGATTAAAAGAAAAAATGAAGAAGGTATAA
- a CDS encoding pyridoxal phosphate-dependent aminotransferase: MKLTQRIARVKPSPTLAIDSKAKAMKAEGIDVVGFGAGEPDFDTPDHIKQAAIDALKAGKTKYTPVGGVNELKDAIIAKLKRDNHLTYTRDEVLVSCGGKHSLYNLAQVLFEAGDEVLIPAPYWVSYPDQVLLNDATPVIVQTLEKNGFKITAQELEKAITPKTKAFILNSPSNPTGSAYSKKELEALAEVLVRKNVLCISDEIYEKIIYDGFQFTSIASLNDAIKKITFTVNGASKVYSMTGWRMGYVAGPVEVIKAATKLQGQVTTNIATATQWACVEALNGSQEFLKTWVTEFKNRRDYILSRFAAIPQVTCYKPEGAFYVFPNLNAYLGKKSPEGKTLSTDTELADYLLEKHLVAVVAGSGFGAPGFVRLSYATSMQNIEKGLDRIAKGLRDLG, from the coding sequence ATTAAATTAACTCAACGTATTGCCCGCGTAAAACCCTCTCCCACTTTAGCCATCGACAGCAAGGCCAAGGCCATGAAGGCCGAGGGCATTGATGTGGTAGGCTTTGGTGCCGGTGAGCCCGATTTCGATACTCCGGATCACATCAAACAAGCCGCCATTGATGCACTGAAGGCGGGAAAGACAAAATATACTCCCGTAGGCGGTGTGAATGAACTCAAAGACGCTATTATCGCCAAACTGAAACGCGACAACCACTTAACCTATACTCGAGACGAAGTGCTGGTTTCTTGCGGCGGCAAACATTCGCTTTACAATCTGGCTCAAGTCCTCTTTGAAGCGGGCGATGAGGTGCTGATTCCCGCTCCCTATTGGGTGAGCTATCCCGATCAGGTGCTGCTGAATGATGCCACGCCAGTGATCGTTCAAACACTGGAAAAAAACGGCTTTAAAATTACCGCCCAGGAACTGGAAAAAGCGATTACTCCCAAAACCAAGGCCTTCATCCTGAACAGCCCTTCCAATCCCACGGGATCTGCTTATTCCAAAAAAGAATTAGAGGCCCTGGCGGAAGTGCTGGTGCGGAAAAATGTGCTTTGTATCTCGGACGAAATTTACGAAAAAATTATTTACGATGGATTTCAATTCACCTCCATTGCCTCCCTCAATGACGCAATTAAAAAGATCACCTTCACCGTCAATGGTGCCAGCAAGGTTTATTCGATGACGGGTTGGCGCATGGGTTACGTGGCCGGTCCTGTGGAAGTCATCAAGGCCGCCACCAAGCTGCAAGGTCAAGTCACCACCAACATCGCCACCGCCACCCAATGGGCCTGCGTCGAGGCCTTGAACGGCTCTCAAGAATTTCTAAAAACCTGGGTGACCGAATTCAAAAACCGCCGAGACTACATCCTAAGCCGCTTCGCCGCCATTCCCCAAGTCACTTGCTACAAACCCGAAGGCGCTTTCTACGTCTTCCCCAATCTCAACGCCTACCTGGGCAAGAAAAGCCCCGAAGGAAAAACACTCAGCACCGACACCGAACTCGCCGACTACCTATTAGAAAAGCACCTAGTAGCCGTAGTTGCCGGCTCCGGCTTCGGCGCCCCCGGCTTCGTGCGCCTCTCTTACGCCACTTCGATGCAAAATATTGAAAAGGGTCTGGATCGAATTGCGAAGGGGTTGAGGGATCTGGGTTGA
- a CDS encoding type II toxin-antitoxin system PemK/MazF family toxin, whose product MKRGDIYWANIWPRSGSEQGGKRPVLLISNDEFNQHKNWRSIIIIPLSTSSKQAMQRKKLIHSSKYLFFDLGVRRLCAKEGRKMLPERLTEFTFGEMQMDLR is encoded by the coding sequence ATGAAACGGGGAGACATTTATTGGGCAAATATCTGGCCTCGATCCGGTTCAGAACAAGGCGGTAAACGTCCAGTGCTTTTGATTTCAAATGATGAATTCAATCAACATAAAAATTGGCGTTCGATTATCATCATACCGCTAAGCACTTCGTCCAAACAGGCTATGCAACGAAAAAAACTCATTCACTCCTCTAAATATTTATTTTTCGATTTGGGAGTGAGAAGACTCTGTGCCAAAGAGGGAAGAAAAATGTTGCCCGAGCGCCTGACCGAATTTACTTTTGGAGAGATGCAGATGGACCTGAGGTAG
- a CDS encoding DUF4143 domain-containing protein, which translates to MFIFRFGSEKTLCQRGKKNVARAPDRIYFWRDADGPEVDWVIEREEEYIPIEVKWSEAPRLNDAKHLQIFLSEYPNAKKAYIVSRTAKPYKLSPRIEVLSWKELWSLFE; encoded by the coding sequence ATATTTATTTTTCGATTTGGGAGTGAGAAGACTCTGTGCCAAAGAGGGAAGAAAAATGTTGCCCGAGCGCCTGACCGAATTTACTTTTGGAGAGATGCAGATGGACCTGAGGTAGACTGGGTGATTGAAAGAGAGGAAGAATACATCCCTATTGAAGTAAAGTGGTCCGAAGCTCCTCGCCTGAATGACGCCAAACATCTTCAAATTTTTCTCTCCGAATATCCCAATGCAAAAAAAGCATACATTGTTTCGCGTACAGCAAAACCTTATAAATTAAGCCCACGGATTGAGGTGCTGTCTTGGAAAGAATTGTGGAGTTTGTTTGAGTAA
- a CDS encoding tagatose 1,6-diphosphate aldolase: MPPFSANKVKHLEKLSNSKGIIAAAAMDQRGSLKKGIAKEKGCDPSLVTDLMMEEFKTAVTKILTPHATAILLDPEWGLPASRVRSSNAGLLLAYESTGYEQNTPGRVPKLIPHWTVSKSIAEGANAIKILLYYSPYENKKVNDIKHAWVERIGAECAYHDIPYFLEFVSYPTQEGEEENSVSFAQKKPDIVARSMEEFSKERYNVDVLKVEIPVNMKFVEGSKSYKGEKAYGLAEAKKHYQVTAGATSKPFIYLSAGVSDDVFRESLELAAEAGVKYNGVLCGRATWKDGIPIYAKSGIKALESWLSDRGVQNIQALNKVLEAGATSWKK, from the coding sequence ATGCCGCCATTTAGTGCAAACAAAGTGAAACATCTTGAAAAACTCTCCAACTCAAAAGGCATCATTGCTGCAGCAGCCATGGATCAGCGAGGATCTCTCAAAAAAGGGATTGCCAAAGAAAAAGGCTGTGACCCTTCTTTGGTGACCGATTTGATGATGGAAGAGTTTAAAACGGCCGTCACAAAAATCCTCACTCCTCATGCCACCGCTATTTTGTTGGATCCCGAATGGGGACTCCCCGCTAGTCGGGTTCGTTCCTCGAATGCAGGTTTATTGCTTGCCTATGAATCTACCGGCTACGAACAAAATACCCCGGGGCGCGTGCCTAAATTGATTCCCCATTGGACCGTTTCCAAATCGATTGCCGAAGGAGCCAATGCCATCAAAATTTTGCTCTATTATTCTCCTTACGAAAATAAAAAGGTAAACGACATCAAACATGCCTGGGTAGAACGCATTGGAGCGGAATGTGCCTACCACGATATCCCTTATTTTCTGGAGTTCGTCAGCTATCCCACCCAGGAAGGTGAAGAAGAAAATAGTGTCAGCTTTGCTCAAAAGAAACCCGACATCGTGGCCCGCAGCATGGAAGAGTTTTCCAAGGAGCGTTACAACGTGGATGTCTTGAAGGTAGAAATTCCCGTCAACATGAAATTTGTAGAAGGCAGCAAATCATATAAAGGCGAAAAGGCTTATGGGCTGGCTGAAGCGAAAAAACATTATCAGGTGACCGCCGGTGCCACCAGCAAACCCTTTATTTACCTCTCTGCCGGAGTTTCGGATGATGTATTTCGCGAAAGTCTGGAGCTTGCCGCGGAAGCCGGTGTCAAATACAACGGCGTCCTCTGTGGTCGTGCCACCTGGAAAGACGGGATTCCCATTTACGCCAAATCCGGCATCAAGGCCCTGGAATCCTGGCTATCGGACCGTGGGGTACAGAACATTCAGGCCTTGAATAAGGTGTTGGAGGCGGGGGCCACGAGCTGGAAAAAGTAG
- a CDS encoding HDOD domain-containing protein — protein MFFEKITQLPVLPQHVQRLMECINDAEVDVLKVVQILHVDPSLTARVLLVANSPLYGLRREVTRVGQAVMILGLDATRNIALSVSLFQMFRPSSDLILKPDEFWKHSLVVACLARLIAKQLKFEDPENAFTAGLLHDFGKIVIMKYFPKEFSLAVTRAKKQEGLLTELENESFGLDHTEVGKVLCKHWNFPASLSKTITQHHEKIKITWPAPVEDQDLTVIKIANNLAKLIPVGDSGNPFFEIQAIQICRLIGLEEKDVKKIFRQLPEELNHLGAFFDLELSAAFAKPDSNSPRVAMVISDLDEKSYLNLLLSAMGIEAVDYSITQFEEIREAAVIVSEDLIPLHLRKIEKEGILLLSWKDWKASSPLVEQGHFHMLSLHKWMREQLLSQQSQKMGVA, from the coding sequence ATGTTTTTTGAAAAAATTACGCAGCTTCCGGTTCTGCCTCAGCACGTCCAAAGGCTTATGGAGTGTATCAATGATGCAGAGGTGGATGTCTTGAAAGTTGTTCAAATCCTTCACGTAGACCCCTCCTTAACGGCCAGAGTGCTTTTGGTGGCAAATTCTCCTCTGTATGGACTTCGCCGCGAGGTGACTCGAGTAGGTCAGGCGGTGATGATACTTGGTCTGGATGCCACACGCAATATAGCGCTGAGCGTAAGCCTGTTTCAAATGTTTCGGCCCAGCTCCGATTTAATCTTAAAACCCGATGAATTCTGGAAGCATTCCTTGGTGGTGGCCTGTTTGGCACGTCTTATTGCAAAACAGTTAAAGTTTGAAGATCCTGAAAATGCCTTCACTGCGGGGTTATTGCACGATTTTGGAAAAATAGTGATTATGAAATATTTTCCAAAAGAGTTCTCTCTGGCCGTTACTCGGGCTAAAAAACAGGAAGGCCTGTTGACTGAATTAGAAAATGAAAGTTTTGGATTGGATCACACTGAAGTTGGAAAGGTGTTGTGTAAACACTGGAATTTTCCTGCCTCGTTATCCAAAACAATCACACAGCATCACGAAAAAATAAAAATAACATGGCCAGCGCCCGTAGAAGATCAAGATTTAACAGTGATTAAAATTGCCAATAATTTAGCCAAACTTATTCCTGTTGGGGACAGTGGAAATCCTTTCTTTGAGATCCAGGCCATTCAAATTTGCAGGCTGATTGGCTTGGAAGAAAAAGATGTAAAAAAAATATTTCGTCAGCTTCCCGAGGAATTAAATCATCTGGGCGCTTTTTTTGATTTGGAATTGAGTGCTGCTTTTGCAAAGCCCGATTCGAATAGCCCTCGTGTGGCTATGGTAATTAGTGATTTAGATGAAAAAAGTTATTTGAATTTGCTGCTTTCAGCTATGGGGATCGAAGCAGTGGATTACTCGATTACACAATTTGAGGAAATTCGAGAAGCTGCAGTGATTGTCAGCGAAGACTTGATCCCCTTACACCTGCGCAAGATAGAAAAAGAAGGCATTTTATTGCTTTCCTGGAAAGACTGGAAGGCCAGTTCTCCTTTAGTCGAACAAGGGCATTTCCACATGCTCTCCCTACATAAATGGATGAGAGAACAGTTGCTGAGTCAGCAGTCTCAGAAAATGGGAGTGGCTTAA
- a CDS encoding rRNA pseudouridine synthase, producing MPLLRLQKYLSQAGIASRRKAEGLILKGKITLNGKVVSELGVKVDPDTDRICLQGKKIEREEKKYYYLLYKPRGVIVSKRDPQGRKTVYDLIPHLHPSVNAVGRLDYDSEGLILLTNDGALSHRFMHPSSQIKKLYHVWVNQELEEEVCEEMEKGIVLDEGLTAPAQIRALKGEKNEIWYSIEIHEGKKRQVRKMFAWAGLKVLRLIRVKVGPFDLKDLNKRRYRTLSAEEMMEFRLE from the coding sequence ATGCCTCTCCTACGTCTTCAAAAATATCTCTCCCAGGCAGGTATTGCCTCTCGTCGCAAGGCCGAAGGCCTTATCCTAAAGGGCAAAATTACCCTCAATGGAAAAGTGGTGTCCGAGTTGGGTGTGAAGGTGGATCCCGATACCGATCGCATCTGTCTTCAAGGCAAAAAGATAGAACGCGAAGAAAAAAAATACTATTATCTGCTCTACAAGCCGCGTGGGGTGATTGTTTCCAAGCGGGATCCGCAGGGTCGAAAAACGGTGTATGACCTCATTCCTCATCTGCATCCCTCGGTAAATGCGGTGGGTCGTTTAGACTATGATTCGGAAGGTTTGATTTTGCTCACGAATGATGGTGCCTTGTCTCATCGTTTCATGCATCCTTCTTCTCAAATTAAAAAACTTTATCATGTGTGGGTGAACCAAGAGTTGGAGGAGGAAGTCTGCGAGGAAATGGAAAAGGGAATTGTGTTGGACGAGGGGCTTACTGCTCCGGCGCAGATAAGGGCGCTGAAAGGTGAAAAGAATGAAATCTGGTATTCGATAGAAATCCACGAAGGGAAAAAACGCCAAGTTCGCAAGATGTTTGCCTGGGCAGGTCTTAAGGTGCTGCGTCTCATTCGTGTGAAAGTGGGACCTTTTGACTTGAAGGATTTGAATAAAAGACGATACAGAACTCTATCGGCGGAAGAGATGATGGAATTCAGATTGGAATGA
- the scpB gene encoding SMC-Scp complex subunit ScpB — protein sequence MNPQTLKSVVEALLFACEKPLDATDLLKIIQRVDPEVEKDDKKTNEGFQTQVNAQFEEVGKGDLLKLQIANIFSDEEGFMEEMVLDSKGKSETSISDLPASESLEGLAVLSPEDAGRELSAEEQLLQKQNEEEEKLGRADIQEAINDLMQEYEKNSERGFTLVKVAQAYQFRSKPSLAPYIRAMSKAVPTRLSQAALETLSIIAYRQPITRIEVDQIRGVDSGGVVKSLSDRELIRIVGKKDEPGRPLLYGTTEGFLEIFNLDSLQDLPSLKELHQIEEEMKRNEEPGNVVRLETEIEEEIQEVESEMELHFAELEEEEEETFSALDQEVQLLHSLDEKVKGTLNPKVEEPFVKQTGHSSLE from the coding sequence ATGAATCCACAAACTCTTAAATCTGTTGTTGAGGCCTTGCTTTTTGCCTGCGAAAAACCTTTGGATGCCACTGATCTTTTAAAGATTATTCAGCGCGTTGATCCTGAGGTTGAAAAGGATGACAAAAAAACAAACGAAGGATTTCAAACCCAGGTAAATGCTCAATTCGAAGAAGTGGGGAAAGGGGATCTTTTAAAACTACAGATAGCCAATATTTTTTCGGATGAGGAGGGTTTTATGGAGGAAATGGTGTTGGATTCTAAAGGAAAGAGTGAAACTTCCATTTCCGATTTGCCGGCTTCTGAAAGTTTAGAGGGTTTGGCAGTTCTATCCCCAGAAGATGCTGGCCGGGAGCTTTCTGCGGAAGAGCAGTTACTCCAAAAGCAAAATGAAGAAGAAGAAAAGTTGGGTCGTGCAGATATTCAGGAAGCCATCAATGATCTGATGCAGGAATATGAAAAAAATTCCGAACGGGGTTTTACTTTAGTAAAGGTGGCCCAGGCCTATCAATTTAGAAGCAAACCTTCACTGGCGCCTTACATCCGAGCGATGAGTAAAGCTGTTCCTACTCGACTTTCGCAGGCTGCCCTGGAAACGTTATCCATTATTGCCTATCGCCAACCCATTACTCGAATCGAGGTTGACCAAATTCGAGGAGTGGATTCGGGGGGGGTAGTTAAGAGTTTAAGTGATAGGGAATTGATTCGCATTGTGGGTAAAAAAGATGAGCCTGGGCGGCCACTGCTTTATGGTACCACAGAAGGATTTTTGGAAATCTTCAACCTCGATTCTCTTCAAGATTTGCCCAGTCTAAAAGAATTGCATCAAATTGAAGAGGAGATGAAGCGCAACGAGGAACCTGGAAATGTAGTCCGTTTGGAGACGGAGATCGAAGAAGAAATCCAGGAAGTGGAAAGTGAGATGGAACTTCATTTTGCTGAATTAGAGGAAGAGGAAGAAGAAACCTTTTCAGCCCTAGATCAGGAGGTACAGCTCCTGCACAGTTTAGACGAAAAAGTAAAAGGGACCTTGAATCCTAAAGTCGAAGAACCTTTTGTAAAACAAACAGGACATTCAAGCTTAGAGTAA
- a CDS encoding segregation/condensation protein A has protein sequence MLQEAYKINLPAFEGPLDLLMHLIRKNDVQVENIPIVTILEQYLHYINLMQELNIDLAGEFILMAAELAHIKSKMLLPEEKSEEEDEGEDPRAELARRLLEYQRFKDVASRLAERPFLGRDVFIHPPYRETGNIEEPVLQADSYKLLLAFNGVLKRLKPEKYHEVAMERLSVSQRIYQLIEYFKTASSITFEEVFETAQTKGECIVTFLALLEMIRLKLIRVWQAEAQAAIRIELRGQTEIPTNLELSSEFDEGPCPKPQGEF, from the coding sequence ATGCTCCAAGAAGCTTATAAAATCAATCTCCCTGCCTTTGAAGGTCCTTTGGATTTGCTCATGCACCTCATTCGCAAAAATGATGTGCAGGTAGAGAATATTCCCATTGTCACTATTCTTGAACAATACTTGCACTATATCAACCTGATGCAGGAATTAAATATCGATTTGGCCGGTGAGTTTATTTTGATGGCGGCGGAGTTGGCTCACATCAAATCAAAAATGCTCTTACCCGAAGAAAAAAGTGAAGAAGAGGATGAAGGGGAAGATCCTCGGGCTGAACTGGCCAGGCGTTTACTGGAGTATCAGCGCTTTAAAGATGTGGCGTCGAGATTAGCGGAGCGGCCTTTTTTGGGCCGTGATGTTTTTATTCATCCTCCTTACCGCGAAACGGGAAATATAGAAGAACCAGTCTTGCAAGCAGATTCTTACAAGCTTTTGCTTGCCTTTAACGGGGTGCTCAAAAGATTAAAGCCCGAAAAGTATCATGAAGTGGCGATGGAGCGTTTATCTGTTAGTCAAAGAATTTACCAGCTGATTGAGTATTTTAAAACTGCAAGTTCCATTACCTTTGAAGAAGTGTTTGAAACAGCGCAGACAAAAGGCGAATGCATTGTTACCTTTTTGGCTTTGCTCGAAATGATTCGTCTTAAACTTATTCGTGTTTGGCAGGCAGAGGCACAAGCTGCTATCCGTATTGAACTGCGTGGTCAAACCGAAATTCCTACGAATCTTGAATTAAGTTCTGAATTTGACGAAGGCCCCTGTCCAAAGCCCCAAGGAGAATTTTAA
- the trpS gene encoding tryptophan--tRNA ligase, producing the protein MKQRVVSGMRPTGYLHLGHYHGVLKNWLELQKKYDCYFFVADWHSLTTEYANPSPIKEFTHQMLLDWLACGIDPNSATLFIQSRVPEHAELHLLLSMITPISWLERVPSYKELRKELSEKDLSTYGFLGYPLLQTADVILYQANKVPVGQDQLAHIELSREVVRRFNHLYGETFVEPEAMLTEVPKLLGTDGRKMSKSFGNSLFLSENPEAVQKKVLSMMTDPARKRRTDVGNPDLCPVFDYHKIYTAETKQAELAAGCRSAAIGCVDCKKVFLETLIPFLKAHQERRKEFENNPKRVNEIIEAGVERARKVASANLKKIKEVMKI; encoded by the coding sequence ATGAAACAACGCGTCGTCTCGGGCATGCGTCCCACAGGCTATTTACATTTAGGCCATTATCACGGGGTGCTTAAAAACTGGCTGGAGCTGCAAAAAAAATACGATTGCTATTTCTTTGTAGCCGATTGGCATTCTTTGACTACCGAGTATGCGAATCCAAGTCCGATCAAAGAATTTACTCACCAGATGCTGCTCGACTGGCTGGCTTGTGGCATCGATCCAAACTCCGCAACGCTTTTTATTCAGTCTCGTGTCCCTGAACATGCGGAATTGCACTTGCTGCTTTCGATGATTACGCCCATTTCCTGGCTGGAGCGCGTTCCCTCTTACAAAGAACTTCGAAAGGAACTGTCTGAAAAAGACCTCTCCACTTATGGATTTTTAGGTTACCCCCTTTTACAAACCGCCGATGTGATCCTCTATCAAGCCAACAAAGTGCCTGTAGGACAAGATCAGCTGGCACATATCGAACTTTCTCGGGAAGTGGTTCGGCGCTTCAATCATCTCTACGGCGAAACCTTTGTGGAGCCTGAGGCGATGCTTACCGAGGTTCCCAAGCTACTGGGAACCGATGGCCGTAAGATGTCCAAAAGTTTTGGGAATTCACTGTTTTTGTCTGAAAATCCCGAGGCCGTGCAGAAAAAAGTGTTGAGTATGATGACCGATCCCGCTCGCAAACGCCGCACGGATGTAGGCAATCCAGATCTTTGCCCGGTATTCGATTACCATAAAATTTATACAGCCGAAACGAAACAGGCAGAACTCGCCGCTGGATGCCGCAGTGCGGCGATTGGCTGTGTGGATTGCAAAAAAGTTTTCTTGGAAACTTTAATTCCCTTCTTGAAAGCCCATCAGGAAAGACGTAAGGAATTTGAGAATAATCCCAAACGGGTGAATGAAATTATTGAAGCTGGGGTGGAACGTGCTCGAAAAGTGGCGAGTGCGAATTTAAAAAAAATAAAAGAAGTCATGAAAATTTAA
- a CDS encoding site-2 protease family protein, translated as MMSNRLLFFLLYFPTFLISLSVHESAHAWVAFLFGDDTAKNLGRISLNPIRHMDFVGTFLLPIFFFFTPGLRFPIGGWGKPVPVNPYQLKDPRKDGLWISLAGPASNLLLAIFCAALMRIFFVQNFPYVFAVLEIGIWLNLGLAFFNLVPLHPLDGGKIIEGLLPEAWVPAYAQVARYGFLIIFAVYYIWGFGFITKPVSFLAERLIPN; from the coding sequence ATGATGTCCAATCGTCTCCTATTCTTTCTTCTCTATTTCCCTACTTTTCTGATCTCCCTTTCGGTGCATGAATCCGCGCATGCCTGGGTGGCGTTTTTGTTTGGTGACGACACCGCAAAAAATTTGGGGCGTATCAGTTTAAATCCTATTCGACACATGGATTTTGTGGGAACTTTTTTGCTCCCCATTTTCTTTTTTTTCACCCCCGGACTTCGTTTTCCCATCGGGGGCTGGGGGAAGCCGGTTCCGGTGAATCCGTACCAGCTTAAAGATCCGCGTAAAGATGGTTTGTGGATTTCACTGGCAGGGCCTGCTTCTAATTTGCTGCTGGCAATATTTTGTGCCGCATTGATGCGTATTTTTTTCGTTCAGAATTTTCCTTATGTCTTTGCAGTTTTAGAAATTGGAATCTGGTTAAATTTGGGTCTGGCGTTTTTCAATCTGGTTCCTCTGCATCCTTTGGATGGTGGAAAAATTATTGAAGGTCTGCTTCCCGAAGCCTGGGTGCCTGCCTACGCCCAGGTGGCGCGCTACGGATTTTTGATTATTTTTGCGGTGTATTACATTTGGGGTTTTGGTTTTATTACCAAACCGGTGAGTTTTTTGGCGGAGAGGTTGATACCGAATTGA